A single window of Granulicella sibirica DNA harbors:
- a CDS encoding sugar phosphate isomerase/epimerase family protein → MHNASRLLVFGPPLHPVPLTKMQPGISTHVLLQQRLHPGHLDAFARAGARHLELFAARHHFDYTDRSAVREIANWFRANDVTPSLHQPLYTEARWSRHVAPTLNLIAGDKSRRIEAMDEVKRALETAEQIPLATVVLHLGLLHDPWTPHSLEHSLTAIEHLKAFASPLGVRLLLENLHNDVTTPDHLLEVVRVGHFDTVGVCFNIAHAHLSPEQTTDGILPGLELLKPRVATLHLSDNDGRIDQHLWPGSIEKNGIDFPAVLPSLSALPPKTPWIVEIAHDTNEDLDALTAHFTQTLDNFRRLEEIVNR, encoded by the coding sequence ATGCACAATGCAAGTCGTCTTCTGGTGTTTGGTCCACCACTCCATCCTGTACCCTTAACCAAAATGCAACCCGGAATCTCCACCCACGTCCTCCTGCAGCAACGCCTTCATCCCGGGCATCTCGATGCCTTCGCCCGAGCCGGTGCGCGGCATCTCGAACTCTTCGCGGCGCGCCACCACTTTGATTACACTGACCGGTCTGCAGTTCGGGAGATCGCCAACTGGTTCCGCGCGAACGATGTGACCCCATCGCTCCATCAGCCCCTCTACACTGAGGCCCGCTGGTCACGCCACGTCGCACCAACGCTGAATCTCATCGCGGGCGACAAGTCCCGGCGAATCGAAGCGATGGACGAGGTCAAGCGCGCACTGGAGACAGCCGAACAGATTCCGCTTGCCACCGTCGTTCTTCACCTCGGACTACTGCACGATCCGTGGACGCCGCACTCGCTTGAGCACTCGCTCACGGCCATTGAGCACCTCAAAGCATTCGCGAGCCCACTTGGCGTCCGCCTCCTGCTTGAGAACCTGCACAACGACGTCACTACGCCGGATCATCTTCTCGAGGTCGTTCGCGTCGGGCACTTTGATACTGTCGGGGTCTGCTTCAATATCGCTCACGCGCATCTTTCCCCGGAACAGACCACTGATGGCATCCTGCCTGGCTTGGAGCTTCTGAAGCCGCGGGTCGCTACGCTTCACCTCTCGGATAATGACGGCCGTATCGACCAACATCTGTGGCCCGGGTCCATCGAGAAGAACGGTATCGACTTCCCGGCGGTCCTTCCCAGCCTGAGTGCCCTTCCGCCGAAGACTCCGTGGATCGTCGAGATCGCCCACGATACGAACGAGGATCTCGATGCCCTCACCGCACACTTCACACAGACACTCGACAACTTCCGCCGCCTTGAAGAGATCGTAAACCGCTAA
- a CDS encoding carbohydrate porin: protein MRHETGWADGRTLFQKDRQVLTPSRLGLLLWLLLAGVSSGQAAKGGDPVGQSNQAGASQQTTDGVVQKPPPVQIRQTLDVDSAALAKVPADPLVEGDPFGAFPEAVREVARSVARGERVKFTASYTLLDQYAATVPDGVDRHNQGSGRLDFTANWAAYDHGKTAGSVFLLVRSGTNLGVSQQFNLSDQLGSGVFLNCLQGGGAQRPITLNILYWRQDFWSKRLSFYLGKIHPNEYISLSMYNNDERTQFLNGENDGNLAVASDGTYAGGAAVEVQATRHIYVHALAVDTEGSQYTNIKTLEDRKYLEAIEAGWFTGSPGSKYSDFRLGMYREDTKNLGSGYGGAFAFEHEFENGWAPFAKVGFATPRGTSIRQTDTLGVVQTHPFGRHGDMFGASLSYTEPNFQGKHHESIFETFYRLRLTRSVEVGPDMEVSIHPTYATQSAVRALVSARARIIF from the coding sequence GTGAGACACGAGACTGGATGGGCGGATGGACGCACGTTGTTCCAGAAAGATCGGCAGGTCCTGACCCCGAGCCGGCTCGGCCTGTTGCTTTGGCTGCTTCTCGCTGGCGTGTCATCGGGCCAGGCCGCAAAGGGGGGTGATCCTGTCGGGCAGAGCAATCAGGCCGGAGCTTCTCAGCAGACGACTGACGGCGTCGTGCAGAAGCCGCCACCGGTTCAGATTCGGCAAACGCTCGACGTGGACTCCGCCGCATTGGCGAAAGTGCCGGCCGACCCACTCGTAGAAGGAGATCCATTTGGCGCTTTTCCCGAGGCCGTACGCGAGGTGGCGCGATCGGTGGCAAGGGGGGAGCGCGTGAAGTTCACCGCTTCCTACACACTGCTCGATCAGTACGCCGCCACGGTGCCGGACGGGGTGGATCGTCATAACCAGGGGAGCGGGAGGCTGGACTTCACGGCGAATTGGGCGGCCTATGACCATGGCAAGACGGCGGGGTCTGTTTTTCTGCTAGTCCGTTCGGGCACAAACCTCGGCGTGAGCCAACAGTTCAATCTGAGCGACCAGCTTGGGTCGGGGGTCTTCCTGAACTGTCTGCAAGGGGGCGGCGCGCAGAGACCGATCACGCTGAACATCCTCTACTGGCGGCAGGACTTCTGGTCCAAGAGGCTCTCGTTCTACTTGGGCAAGATCCACCCGAATGAGTACATCAGCCTGAGCATGTACAACAACGACGAGCGTACGCAGTTCCTGAACGGCGAGAACGACGGCAACCTCGCTGTCGCTTCCGACGGGACGTACGCGGGTGGGGCGGCTGTTGAAGTGCAGGCGACGCGGCATATCTATGTGCATGCGCTTGCGGTCGATACCGAGGGATCGCAGTACACCAACATCAAGACACTCGAGGATCGGAAGTACCTGGAAGCGATTGAGGCGGGATGGTTCACCGGATCTCCGGGGAGCAAGTACTCCGATTTTCGCCTTGGCATGTACCGGGAGGATACGAAGAATCTGGGGAGCGGCTACGGCGGGGCATTCGCCTTTGAGCATGAGTTCGAGAACGGGTGGGCGCCGTTTGCGAAAGTCGGCTTCGCCACGCCGCGCGGCACCTCGATCCGTCAGACGGATACGCTTGGAGTGGTGCAGACGCATCCGTTCGGGCGGCATGGGGATATGTTCGGGGCCTCTTTGAGCTATACGGAACCGAACTTCCAGGGAAAGCACCATGAGTCCATCTTCGAGACCTTCTACCGGCTGCGGCTGACGCGGAGTGTGGAGGTGGGGCCGGACATGGAGGTCTCGATCCATCCTACCTATGCCACACAGAGCGCGGTACGGGCTCTGGTAAGCGCCCGCGCGCGGATCATCTTCTAG